From one Agathobaculum sp. NTUH-O15-33 genomic stretch:
- a CDS encoding minor capsid protein: protein MNIRVVHNIDAAQMLRKYGLEPGGRVQQQFVLMCARAMDPYVPMQTGTLKNSRVIVPDGVIYPGPYAHYQYMGEIWGPNIPIMQNGMVVGFFSKAPKHPTGRPLTYHGAPMRGPLWDVRMWADHKDDILRALQNQIGG, encoded by the coding sequence GTGAACATACGGGTCGTACATAACATAGATGCCGCCCAGATGCTCCGCAAATACGGGCTGGAACCGGGCGGCAGAGTACAGCAGCAATTCGTGCTGATGTGCGCCAGAGCGATGGATCCATATGTGCCGATGCAGACGGGCACGCTAAAAAACTCCCGCGTGATTGTGCCGGATGGTGTGATCTATCCGGGCCCCTATGCGCATTACCAGTACATGGGCGAGATTTGGGGACCAAATATCCCGATCATGCAAAACGGTATGGTTGTGGGCTTTTTCTCGAAAGCACCCAAACATCCAACCGGCCGCCCGCTGACCTATCATGGCGCGCCGATGCGCGGCCCCCTGTGGGACGTGCGCATGTGGGCCGATCATAAAGATGATATCCTACGCGCGCTGCAAAATCAGATTGGAGGGTAA
- a CDS encoding BlaI/MecI/CopY family transcriptional regulator, giving the protein MQSIKLSNSEEILMNIFWRESVPLTSAQLVKLSTDQNWSSNYIHKLLGLLQEKGFLSMCGVTQEGKHYSRQFTPCFDKEQYISKILEDQGVGTASLAKIAVALVKKQAGDKPDDKNEELIAELEKMVEQFETENGYKGNKNFTDK; this is encoded by the coding sequence ATGCAGAGCATTAAACTATCAAACTCGGAAGAGATCTTAATGAATATTTTTTGGCGGGAAAGCGTGCCGCTTACCAGCGCGCAACTCGTCAAGCTTTCTACTGACCAGAATTGGAGCAGCAACTATATTCATAAGCTTCTTGGTTTGCTGCAAGAAAAGGGATTTCTAAGCATGTGCGGTGTTACGCAAGAAGGCAAACATTACTCCCGGCAGTTTACACCCTGTTTTGATAAGGAACAATATATATCAAAGATTTTAGAAGATCAGGGTGTGGGTACGGCTTCTTTGGCAAAAATTGCAGTTGCCCTTGTGAAAAAGCAAGCTGGTGACAAACCGGACGACAAGAACGAGGAACTGATCGCGGAACTTGAAAAAATGGTAGAACAGTTTGAAACAGAAAACGGATACAAGGGCAATAAAAATTTTACTGATAAATAA
- a CDS encoding peptidoglycan recognition protein family protein, which translates to MRIDYIPAHPSNHYQGRAGNSILYIVLHYTGNDGDTAAGNGNYFGDPNIGTSAHYFVDTGNVVQSVKDTDAAWHCGGPLESAHHPYRGICTNRNSIGVEMCSVIRDGKYTIPDATVDRALELVRYLMGRYNIPASRVIRHYDVTGKCCPEPWVRNESLWTSFKSRLEDEDMTEKQVREIARDETLKVLAEQRHKSVDEFAGRIHTELQALAAVGTLKGKGGSESHKGIDMTEDMARVLTLAKDYTDKVFDSE; encoded by the coding sequence ATGCGGATTGACTACATTCCCGCCCACCCCAGCAACCACTACCAAGGACGGGCAGGTAACAGCATCCTGTACATCGTCCTGCACTACACTGGCAACGACGGCGACACAGCGGCGGGCAACGGCAACTATTTCGGCGATCCGAATATCGGTACATCGGCCCACTACTTCGTGGACACCGGCAACGTCGTGCAGTCCGTCAAGGACACGGACGCTGCTTGGCACTGCGGCGGACCGCTGGAATCCGCGCATCACCCGTACCGCGGCATCTGCACCAATCGCAACAGTATTGGCGTGGAAATGTGCAGCGTGATCCGCGATGGCAAGTACACGATCCCGGACGCAACGGTAGACCGTGCGCTGGAGCTGGTGCGGTACCTGATGGGCCGGTATAACATCCCGGCCAGTCGTGTGATACGGCATTACGACGTGACCGGCAAGTGCTGCCCGGAGCCGTGGGTGCGCAATGAATCTTTATGGACAAGCTTTAAAAGCAGATTGGAGGATGAAGATATGACAGAAAAACAGGTGCGCGAGATCGCGCGGGACGAAACGTTGAAGGTGCTGGCCGAGCAGCGGCACAAGAGCGTGGACGAGTTTGCTGGCCGTATTCACACAGAGCTGCAGGCGCTGGCTGCGGTCGGCACGCTCAAAGGCAAGGGCGGCAGTGAGTCCCACAAGGGCATCGATATGACCGAGGACATGGCGCGCGTGCTGACCCTTGCGAAGGACTACACGGACAAGGTGTTTGATAGCGAATAG
- a CDS encoding phage holin family protein has product MDINNLGLVSIPAITAICLLAAQAIKATALDNKWLPVLCGALGMALGVVATFIMPDYAGVDYMTAAAVGIVSGLAATGVNQVYKQLTGGGKDAD; this is encoded by the coding sequence ATGGACATCAACAACTTAGGCCTAGTTTCTATCCCCGCAATCACCGCGATCTGTCTGCTGGCGGCGCAGGCAATCAAGGCGACCGCCCTTGATAACAAATGGTTGCCGGTGCTCTGTGGCGCGCTGGGTATGGCGCTGGGTGTAGTGGCAACCTTTATCATGCCGGACTATGCTGGCGTGGATTACATGACCGCTGCGGCTGTGGGCATCGTATCGGGGCTTGCCGCGACCGGCGTAAACCAAGTGTATAAGCAGTTGACGGGTGGTGGCAAGGATGCGGATTGA
- the rpoN gene encoding RNA polymerase factor sigma-54 yields MKLELSQKQGFTLAMQTSVRLLQLNNLQLRNYLGELMTSNAVVELEYPEIDYRPGPFERQERTPDHAKRSDRQQAVSMEQLMEDKAAGSSALRDLFLQSAALKLPKYHQRIMNYLIHSLDENGFLTESAESTSGVLQVPLEEVQKCIKLLQDMEPAGVGASNLGECLRLQLLRTAPQDKTALQIVDAHLTDMADQQYGAIAKALNTPKSQVVRSCDRIRSLNPKPLNGLSTEALTPYTMPDFYVVEEDGELRFILNDYYLPKIKVDPSYWQLIRDKQLSQADSEYIQNNYKQASDIIKFLSYRKATLQRVVEYMLTVQGDFFRLGPGHRVSLSNREVAQALLLHESTVSRAVSGKFFECKWGVFPLKSMFIRRTTANPGAAGNLDEILQKLQTLIASEPPGAAYSDHHLASLLSAEGIRIARRTVAKYRLMLGLPTASQRNAERNAPPRHP; encoded by the coding sequence ATGAAATTGGAACTGAGCCAGAAGCAAGGCTTCACGCTTGCCATGCAAACCTCTGTCCGTCTGCTGCAGCTTAACAACTTACAGCTGCGCAACTATCTCGGCGAACTGATGACCAGCAATGCGGTGGTCGAGCTTGAATACCCTGAAATAGATTACCGGCCCGGCCCGTTTGAACGGCAGGAACGGACTCCCGATCACGCCAAACGCTCGGACCGCCAGCAGGCGGTTTCCATGGAGCAGCTGATGGAGGATAAAGCCGCCGGCTCTTCCGCGCTGCGCGATCTGTTCCTGCAAAGCGCCGCGTTGAAATTGCCGAAGTACCATCAGCGCATCATGAATTATCTCATTCATTCGCTGGATGAAAACGGCTTTCTGACCGAATCCGCCGAAAGCACCTCCGGCGTCCTGCAAGTCCCGCTGGAGGAAGTCCAAAAATGCATCAAGCTGCTACAGGATATGGAGCCGGCGGGCGTCGGCGCGTCGAACCTTGGCGAATGCCTTCGTTTACAGTTGCTTCGCACGGCGCCGCAGGACAAGACCGCGCTTCAGATCGTTGACGCGCACCTAACGGATATGGCGGACCAGCAATACGGCGCGATTGCCAAGGCGCTCAACACACCGAAATCTCAAGTCGTCCGTTCGTGCGATCGCATTCGGTCGCTGAACCCCAAGCCGCTGAACGGCCTGAGCACCGAAGCGCTTACCCCGTATACGATGCCCGATTTCTATGTCGTCGAAGAGGATGGGGAACTGCGCTTTATCCTCAATGACTATTATTTACCGAAGATCAAAGTGGATCCATCCTATTGGCAGCTGATCCGGGATAAACAGCTCAGTCAGGCCGATAGTGAATATATTCAAAACAATTACAAGCAGGCGAGCGACATCATCAAGTTTCTATCCTACCGCAAAGCGACCTTACAGCGCGTCGTCGAATACATGCTTACCGTGCAGGGCGATTTTTTCCGGCTTGGTCCGGGGCATCGCGTGAGCTTAAGCAACCGGGAGGTCGCGCAGGCGCTCTTGCTGCACGAATCCACGGTCAGCCGTGCGGTGAGCGGCAAATTCTTTGAATGCAAATGGGGCGTGTTCCCGCTCAAATCCATGTTTATCCGCAGGACCACCGCCAACCCCGGCGCCGCGGGCAATTTGGATGAGATTTTGCAGAAGCTGCAAACGCTGATCGCCTCAGAGCCTCCGGGCGCCGCCTATAGCGACCACCACCTTGCCTCCCTGCTCAGCGCGGAGGGCATCCGTATCGCACGGCGCACCGTGGCCAAATACCGGCTGATGCTCGGCCTGCCCACCGCCAGCCAACGAAACGCAGAGCGCAACGCTCCGCCTCGTCATCCTTGA
- a CDS encoding helix-turn-helix domain-containing protein yields the protein MLKDIVAKNALRARELNRPEPDKPLSRANICSQEEAAARAGISLKLIGKIERGVQNTTLQSIRKLKFGYNLQDYELFDENGGIEGAQPCYATFNLFVRYCVKRPDDTPDTEPSHLLDDLDNELLDHFTLERIEAIAARQRMKKEKLTKG from the coding sequence ATGCTAAAAGACATCGTTGCAAAAAATGCGTTGCGGGCACGGGAATTAAACCGCCCCGAACCGGACAAGCCGTTATCACGCGCAAACATATGCTCACAGGAAGAGGCTGCAGCAAGAGCGGGTATATCGCTAAAGCTTATAGGAAAAATAGAACGCGGGGTACAGAATACAACCCTTCAATCGATTCGGAAATTGAAATTTGGCTATAACCTACAGGATTATGAGTTGTTTGATGAAAACGGAGGCATTGAGGGCGCTCAGCCGTGCTATGCCACGTTTAACCTCTTTGTTCGGTACTGTGTGAAGCGCCCAGATGATACACCGGACACAGAACCATCCCACCTGCTCGACGATCTGGACAACGAACTGCTGGATCATTTCACCCTTGAAAGAATAGAAGCGATTGCAGCACGGCAGCGTATGAAAAAAGAAAAGCTGACGAAAGGATAG
- a CDS encoding bacteriophage Gp15 family protein gives MNVLTDAFPTSVEIEGVEYALNTDFRNGVDIMLAYEDPNLTAADKVMVMLTLLYKEIPPDLHKACELAVLFLDCGEERASGEDAEPRPRLYSFGHDAKYIYSAIRQTHGIDLESVKYLHWWKFCYLFLDLREDCFFQQILSLRRRKQEGKLTKEERAVYYKMEDILVLPEEKDAETREAEAEFMGKLIPSSGGHS, from the coding sequence ATGAACGTTCTGACCGATGCATTCCCGACCTCGGTCGAGATCGAGGGCGTGGAGTATGCGCTGAATACGGATTTCCGTAACGGCGTGGATATCATGCTCGCCTATGAGGATCCGAATTTGACCGCGGCCGATAAGGTCATGGTGATGCTCACGCTTTTGTACAAAGAAATACCGCCAGACCTGCACAAAGCGTGCGAGCTGGCGGTATTGTTTTTGGACTGTGGGGAAGAGCGGGCGTCGGGGGAGGATGCGGAGCCGAGACCGCGCCTGTACAGCTTCGGGCACGATGCCAAGTACATTTACTCGGCAATCCGGCAGACGCATGGCATCGACCTTGAGAGCGTCAAATACCTGCACTGGTGGAAGTTCTGTTACCTGTTTCTCGACCTTAGAGAGGACTGCTTCTTTCAGCAAATTCTCTCGCTGCGCCGGAGAAAGCAAGAGGGCAAGCTCACCAAGGAGGAACGCGCAGTTTATTACAAGATGGAGGATATCTTGGTGCTGCCAGAAGAGAAAGACGCGGAGACGAGGGAAGCGGAAGCGGAGTTTATGGGGAAGCTTATACCTTCCAGCGGTGGCCACAGTTGA
- a CDS encoding DUF6751 family protein, translating to MFQQTITVWNRSDDEAYTRVLIEGAYWEDNRGVQLRKTGVSPDNGIFVIIPMENVPEGFAVRAQDYMMQGDVPLQPKSAKELLAVGAVMVSAADRLDFGGLPHWEVTGK from the coding sequence ATGTTTCAGCAAACAATCACAGTTTGGAACCGCTCGGACGACGAAGCATATACCCGCGTCCTGATCGAGGGCGCGTACTGGGAGGACAACCGGGGCGTTCAGCTGCGCAAGACGGGCGTTTCGCCGGACAATGGGATATTCGTCATTATTCCCATGGAGAACGTACCAGAGGGCTTCGCCGTCCGCGCGCAGGACTACATGATGCAGGGCGACGTCCCGCTGCAGCCCAAGAGCGCGAAGGAGTTGCTAGCCGTGGGCGCCGTGATGGTATCCGCGGCCGACCGGCTGGACTTTGGCGGGCTGCCCCATTGGGAGGTGACAGGGAAGTGA